Sequence from the uncultured Flavobacterium sp. genome:
TCTTTAGAGATAATCTAATGAAAGCCGAACTTGATTTTGAAGTTGAAAACACTATTGTCAGATCATTTACATTAGATATCGTTCTTCTGGATGCTAATGATCAGGTACTTGAAACAGATTCTTATAAAGTTCCGGCTTATTCAGGAACTTCAAATGTTATAAAATTCCCAACCGAAGTATTCGAAAATCAGAGATTAGATATTCTAAAAAAAACAGCAAAATTAGGTTTTATAGTCAGAATGGATGGAGGACCGCCATTAGACGCAAATAGTAAAGGAAGTTTAAAATTACGTTCCGGCGCAACTGTTTATATGGAAATAAAATGAGAAAGGCATATCTGATTTTAATGGTCGCTTTTCAGCTTGTTTGTTTCGCTCAAAACAAACAAGTGTTGTATAACTTTACGTCAATTCCCCAATCATTATTAGTAAATCCCGGTGCTGACGTTTCGTATAAATTTTATTTCGGAATCCCAATATTATCCGGAGTTTCAGCAAATTTAGGATCAAGTAGCTTTTCGGCTTATGATTTATTTGCCAATAACGGAGTAGATTTTAATGACAAAGTTCGAAGTATTATTAGTAATTCCTCCAATAAAGACAAAACTCAGGTCAATCAACAACTCGAAATTTTTTCCGGAGGTTTTAGAGTTGGCGGAAGAGAAAGTCAATCCTATATTTCGTTTGGAGCCTATCAGGAATTTGATTTCTTAATGTATTTTCCAAAAGATATTGCCATTTTAGCCGTCGACGGAAATCAAAAATACATTGGAAAAACATTCGATTTATCCGATCTGAATCTTCGAGCCGAAGTTCTTTCGGTATTTCATGTTGGATATCACAGAAAACTAAGTGAAAAACTGGTTTTAGGTGGTCGAGCCAAAATTTATTCCAGTGGAGCAAATGCTACGTCGACCCATAATTCGGGTTTCATTTTTACGGGAGAAAGCGCCAATACGCCCAATCTTTATAATCAGGTAATATCGTCAAATCTCGAATTAAAAACTTCAGGTCTTAGTAAGTTTACAAAAGACGAATACGAAGGAAGTATTCCCAGTGATATTGCTCATAATACTTTCTTCAACGGAAGTTTAGGTTTAGGAATTGATGCCGGAATTACCTATT
This genomic interval carries:
- a CDS encoding DUF5723 family protein, whose amino-acid sequence is MRKAYLILMVAFQLVCFAQNKQVLYNFTSIPQSLLVNPGADVSYKFYFGIPILSGVSANLGSSSFSAYDLFANNGVDFNDKVRSIISNSSNKDKTQVNQQLEIFSGGFRVGGRESQSYISFGAYQEFDFLMYFPKDIAILAVDGNQKYIGKTFDLSDLNLRAEVLSVFHVGYHRKLSEKLVLGGRAKIYSSGANATSTHNSGFIFTGESANTPNLYNQVISSNLELKTSGLSKFTKDEYEGSIPSDIAHNTFFNGSLGLGIDAGITYYIKENLQFTASIIDLGFIRQSKDIETLNYKGTYNYKGANPNFLGSNKPEDVFDEFDKAIPRDTLYNKYTTWRPTKLYSSIQYSFGESRSDEECNCKGSVTRKYVNGIGGQLFAMTMPNEPYVALTAFYRRSIFEKLDFKATYTIDPYSNKNIGLGLSGTLGKLNMYLLVDNVLEYRDVSKANSLAFQFGFNFVFQDSED